In a single window of the Cydia amplana chromosome 4, ilCydAmpl1.1, whole genome shotgun sequence genome:
- the LOC134663105 gene encoding leucine-rich PPR motif-containing protein, mitochondrial, whose protein sequence is MLTRNCLKITSASSRALLFRKYLLHEKRLPSQCSCQCNFSKARSNDTTVLAKVANPTKDLWAASETGEKVNSVTSQILKSSDELLEKMIAGLSSDIHQKNRVYKNDLVRVIGKVKELNFSSKRQGLLLLQCCTELLPDETPATRIALAEEVWAAIKPHTKFTVDHYNELLRVYIANGKSVKASTFIDSMAPVIPNNTTYELILRALGETGDINQATEVLANMKNQGLPATESVFNSLILCQGKAENYENVQEVLTMMKSLKFEHTIDTHTSIARALVFNKQGDLLLKEMEMARQNGHQFEETHVMEIVKSMAAGKMYKLVPKILRYLPETTLKTPSISPYMQSVCTLLVYQNHPLVALEIYKCLPLPSFGPKDDQGLHGRSLVRDCVKAGIPSGVLSTVTEQLMSSGRNPIAIQNAAECALQQGKAMLAIDLFDRMKQHGLPLRPHYFWPILLRASKNTGEKGIMNTLTKMIEMDVKPDYETISNYTLPYVSFTSAQNLMKKFQDAGVSVTTVLTPMMEHLLNTGQVRAASEICELFKGKVDMEIILKPLIKGYLISLDLKSSLHILEDGVQKASDKSMDWTGRFLCKFMKKNDFSDVFKFVKELRKTPLKISTSAADFCLTHIPESVKEETVNQFKETIIAITDDRMIDEGELFAHQLPHPKHMNEEALKAHLCELEAKGMNTRGVLRRLLQQYCKEGNMTAAREIIDKCQKEGILLSAGMKAGIFDLHVKSGELHLAELALADLNKSSPNFTLDEFKVIDFATMWVCRKEMEKAFTVIEEQSKKRRVMGGRGIAMNCFRLLDATATQGTLEDVKRMLDLLTRLRYCQPTNAMLGPVVRWHINNNDLRGAVNEFSRLAQKYNKTPLKHVLLCKILETISDGSEDRFVVNSNSGGWANRLAQTVLSVNKQIHGASDVQLTLIAALAEVNYKKTLRKMFLDPNVKFHPDALLRRCERFADEKKTAALHTIAECAKDTRRIDLDEVYELILSVHQRQDDWRSAIALWENMQESDVRPSQKFIRNLYALLKANKITIPPQLSMLLDKQEASQ, encoded by the exons ATGTTGACCAgaaattgtttaaaaattacCAGTGCGTCATCTAGAGCACTCTTATTTAGAAAGTATTTACTTCACGAAAAACGTTTGCCCTCGCAATGCTCGTGCCAATGCAACTTTAGCAAAGCAAG GTCTAATGATACTACAGTATTAGCCAAAGTTGCCAACCCTACTAAAGATCTATGGGCTGCATCGGAGACTGGAGAAAAAGTAAATTCTGTAACATCACAAATATTAAAGTCTTCAGATGAGTTACTGGAAAAAATGATAGCTGGCCTGTCGTCGGATATTCATCAAAAGAACAGAGTATATAAAAATGATTTAGTTCGAGTGATTGGGAAAGTGAAAGAGTTGAATTTCTCGAGTAAAAGGCAGGGGCTGTTACTACTGCAGTGTTGTACAGAGCTGCTTCCTGATGAGACGCCTGCGACAAGGATAGCGCTAGCTGAGGAGGTGTGGGCAGCAATCAA GCCTCACACAAAGTTCACTGTTGATCACTACAATGAGCTCCTCCGAGTATATATAGCCAACGGCAAGAGTGTCAAAGCAAGCACATTTATAGACTCCATGGCTCCTGTGATACCAAATAATACCACTTATGAATTAATACTGAGAGCACTTGGAGAG ACAGGAGACATAAACCAGGCTACTGAAGTGTTAGCGAATATGAAGAATCAGGGTTTGCCGGCCACTGAGAGTGTTTTCAACTCACTTATATTGTGTCAGGGTAAAGCTGA AAACTACGAAAACGTCCAAGAAGTGCTAACTATGATGAAATCCCTCAAATTCGAGCACACCATAGACACTCACACGTCCATAGCCCGAGCATTAGTGTTCAACAAGCAAGGAGACCTTTTGCTGAAAGAGATGGAGATGGCACGGCAGAACGGACATCAGTTCGAGGAGACTCATGTTATGGAGATTGTTAAGAGCATGGCGGCTGGGAAGATGTATAAATTGGTGCCGAAG ATTCTCCGCTACCTACCAGAGACAACTTTAAAAACCCCATCGATATCCCCGTACATGCAAAGCGTCTGCACGTTACTAGTATACCAGAATCATCCTCTAGTTGCCCTAGAGATCTACAAATGTCTACCGTTACCATCATTTGGGCCTAAAGACGACCAAGGCTTGCATGGACGAAGCTTGGTCAGAGACTGCGTTAAAGCTGGCATT CCTTCCGGAGTACTAAGCACAGTGACAGAACAACTGATGTCATCGGGTCGAAATCCTATAGCGATACAAAACGCGGCTGAATGCGCCCTCCAACAAGGCaag GCAATGCTGGCTATAGATCTCTTCGACCGTATGAAACAGCATGGATTACCGTTACGCCCGCACTACTTCTGGCCGATTCTGCTCCGAGCATCCAAAAATACCGGCGAAAAAG GCATAATGAACACCCTAACAAAAATGATCGAAATGGACGTGAAACCCGACTACGAAACCATATCTAACTACACACTACCCTACGTCAGTTTCACCTCTGCTCAGAATCTGATGAAAAAGTTCCAAGATGCTGGGGTGTCTGTCACAACAGTTCTAACCCCAATGATGGAACACTTGTTGAATACTGGCCAAGTTAGGGCTGCTAGCGAGATAT GTGAACTCTTCAAAGGCAAAGTGGACATGGAAATAATTCTCAAACCCCTCATAAAAGGTTACCTCATAAGCCTGGACCTCAAGTCCTCACTTCACATCCTCGAAGACGGTGTTCAGAAGGCCTCGGACAAGAGTATGGACTGGACGGGCAGGTTTTTATGCAAGTTTATGAAGAAGAATGATTTTAGTGATGTTTTCAAGTTTGTTAAG GAGCTGAGAAAAACGCCCTTAAAGATATCGACTTCAGCTGCAGATTTCTGCCTCACCCACATACCGGAATCTGTAAAAGAAGAGACGGTCAACCAGTTTAAAGAAACGATTATAGCTATCACGGATGACAGGATGATCGATGAAGGAGAGTTGTTCGCACACCAGCTGCCGCATCCG AAACATATGAACGAGGAAGCCCTGAAAGCGCACTTGTGCGAACTTGAAGCTAAAGGCATGAACACACGCGGTGTTTTAAGGCGGCTACTCCAACAGTATTGTAAAGAAGGAAATATGACGGCCGCGAGAGAAATTATAGATAAATGCCAGAAAGAAGGG ATATTACTTTCAGCTGGCATGAAAGCCGGCATATTCGACCTGCACGTGAAATCCGGTGAGCTACATCTAGCCGAGCTAGCCCTGGCCGACCTGAACAAGTCCTCACCCAACTTCACCTTGGACGAGTTCAAGGTCATCGACTTCGCGACCATGTGGGTGTGCAGGAAAGAGATGGAAAAGGCCTTTACTGTTATAGAGGAACAGAGTAAGAAGAG acgAGTAATGGGTGGTCGCGGTATAGCCATGAACTGCTTTCGTCTCCTCGACGCTACAGCGACCCAAGGAACTCTCGAAGACGTCAAACGCATGCTAGACCTGCTGACAAGACTGCGATACTGTCAGCCAACCAACGCCATGCTAGGACCTGTCGTCAGATGGCATATTAACAA CAACGACCTACGAGGAGCCGTGAACGAATTCAGCCGCCTCGCCCAAAAATACAACAAGACCCCTCTCAAACACGTACTGCTCTGCAAAATACTAGAAACCATAAGTGATGGTAGCGAAGATAGGTTCGTAGTGAACTCGAATAGTGGCGGGTGGGCGAATAGGCTCGCTCAGACCGTGCTCAGTGTGAACAAGCAGATACACGGAGCAAGCGATGTACAG CTAACCCTAATCGCAGCCCTGGCTGAAGTAAACTACAAGAAAACGCTTCGCAAAATGTTCCTCGACCCCAACGTCAAGTTTCACCCCGACGCTCTGCTCCGACGCTGCGAGCGATTCGCAGACGAGAAGAAAACTGCCGCCTTACATACTATAGCTGAGTGCGCGAAAGATACTCGTAGAATTGACCTGGATGAAGTTTATGAGCTAATACTAAGTGTACATC